TGCcgtagatttggaattattttccaaactatggtattttaaatattattttttttaataacagtATATTTATCAAGAATCCGATCATTATCATACAACTGCGGAATAGAATTATAAATGGGCAGTCCCTGGTTGACAATGATTAGCGTTATCACCTCTAAACTTGGAAAGAAAACAGCTAATTTACATGTCTACTTAGTTTTTCTTCCAATAAAGAtgctttatttgattaaaaagataCTGAAAATGCAAATTTGGAAAAATGACCTCaatcttttaaaaacatgaaatataacctttttgaagaaaaatttaaaggTTAAATTGTCAAAATAGTGTCTTATATGCAATTTCAATACATGGAAGGTTTTTATGTGAATATGGGtattatttcatcccttttaatcaaatatttaggTATTCACCACCACCGCCACCGCCACTGTCACTCCTCATTCACAAGGTACTCTCTCTctacccctctctctctctctctctctcattgcCATTTCTCTGTCTAATTCATTTTCTTGTTCTCCtttgaaacaaattttgacTGAACAAACCAAAAGAATCCCCTTTCAAGTAAGGTTGCCTCCATCTCTTTCGCAGTTTTCACATCGAAGTTCCATTTTTGGTGTGTTTTTCTTCTTAGAATTTGATCGGATTTCGTCTGATACATGTTTGACAGCATATATTATGAGGTTTCTTTTCCCTTGATTGCTTTGATGATTTGAGTAATTTGAGTGAATTGGGGCTTCCATGGGTCACCTTTGAAATGATCTGTTGTTCAAAATTTTCCTCTTCAGGCAGTAGTACTCCAGGAGATTTCATTGCAGGTGAAAGGGTTTTCTGGAAAAACAGAATCCCCAATAGTTCACATCAGATTGCATTGTGGGTAATGAATAGATTGCTAATTGGGCGTCTCTGTAGGTAGAACAATATTGAAAGAATTATGCGGGTGACATCTCCGATTTGGGAAGAAGAAACTGGGGAAACTGCTAGTGAAGACTCCGATGACAGGGTCACTACTAAGAAGAGTAGCATGGGCAAGAAGATGGCACATGTTAAGGCTATAGCTTCAGTGGGACTCTACAAGGCCAAGGTGGTTGCAGTTGGGGGAGCCCGCAAGTTCAAGACAGGTATCTCTACTGGaatcaagtggatcaagaatCAATACAGAAAAAAATTCTCTTCCGAATCCAAATGAATCGGCACATTTCACATTCTGTAGACTTGTTATTGAATTTCAATAACCACaagcattattttttctttcttcaccaTTCAACTGTCACAAAAACATAAACACCATAATCATAATTGAAACCAAGTTTCCataatcaaaacaataaaaacaccAATCTCATATCCTACCACAAGCATAAGAGATCTAGTGTATGAAGTAATTCCATTCATTTCAGCAAATCCATTTGAGATGACATTAGATCAATAAGAGAGTATTTGAAAGAGTATAAATAAGTTGTTCCAGAAGGAAGTGTCtgagagtagggaagagagagcaTCATGGAGAATTTACAACTAACCTAAATTATTTCGTCTTTACGGGTCTTATTCACATATTTTTGGCTTGATTACATTATAAGTGAACCAAATGTGTTCTCCCCACTGTAGGTCATGTAGAGAAAACCATCTTCATCCTTGTTTTCCTCATAAATTGCAGACATCATAGCCGCTAAAACAACAGAAACGTCACCCATAAGCACCAAACTTAGCATTCAGACAATGTTAGAACAAAACTTCAATACAGGGTGAAAATGGATTTTATCTCACCAGTTGGCGGCAGAATGTTCTTGATAAAAATGAATATCGCCTTCTCAGGACTGAGCTTAATCCTCTTCCGGACAACATAAACAAACTGGCCAACAGTCAGATCCGCAGGAACCAGGTATCTGCATTCAAACcccaaagaaaagataaagcaCATAGCAGAATTAGAAAATACGGAACCCCCATTACATGAATAGAAGCTGGCTATAAGCCTTCAAATACTAGACAaccaaattataattattttttgaagaaattaagcAGAAAAGAAATATCACAATACCCCAGATCTAATTATCAAAAGCCCCATTGCCTTCTACTGGTAACAAGTACAACATCGACAAGAGGCacacttgaaattattttcaattgcaaTAGATGACAAGATGCTATTATGCTAATTGGTTCCAAGAAGCATCCATCACAGCGTGTAAGGACATCCAGTTGATTGAAATAGCACAATAATCTTAGCATGGAAGTGCTTTGACATCATACAAAATTGATAGATTGAGGACATGAGCAACTTTACAATGATAAATAATGCTCGAAAAAGTAGATAAAAAGAACTTCCAATTGCAATACGGGAACTAGATTTGCACAGTCACAGCAGAAGTCAAGAGAGCACTAACTTTTTCTTATCAATGTCAGGAATGTCACTCTTTTCAGCCCTTTCCACAATCACCTGCATACAGCAATACATACATCATCATTTAAAGTTAAATAGAAACACAAACacagaaactaaaaaaaaaaaaatatcctaaCTGGTATTCTGTCCGGATACTTCTCTCTGATGCGAGCAGCTTCTGCCTGCCTCCTTTCTGGCATGTAGAAAAGATTGAAAACCAAATGCACTAAGTAATTTGAGCATATGTATCAACTAAATTTCATAGCACAGGAAAATACATCTCCATCTCTTGCATAAGTcattggaattttattttttttttcaaataaaaataaaagaaaactttcATAAAGAAATTCTCGTAAACAAAGCCTTAAACATGTGGCAAATTCTTCAACTTGGTTAAAAGCTTTGCATAGATGATCAGTATGTACAAGATATATACATGTACATCAAACACATACCAACATACCAGGAAGTACAAATTAAGTAACTGAGCAGGCTTAATTTCTCGTGGGTCAGTGAAGccttttacaaaaattaaatgatgcattttttattaataaaccaAACAAGCTCATCGATGAGCAAAGGGCATGAGGATTGGAAACACTTGCAGAACTTGATTTGCAATAAGGGATCATCAATGCTATAATTGATTCtaggaaagtactaaggaaagaaaaaaaaatactaatagaattaattttcttatcattGGTTTGCCTATGGATAATatggaataaaattaaatacaattcaacttagttagaaacttatgcattttcagattattttattttttatatagaagggttaaaataaattaaatgagtttgaagtaaaacataaaaataatttattgactttaaatatatcttttattttccttcactttttctttccttctatttttccctcaaattttccaggaatcaaacatagtctaaaaTGTCAAAAATAAGGAAACTCCATCATTCAAATCTACTATTCGCAAGCCTCAACAATGTTATAAAGCTCAATAAACAATCAGGTACTGACAAAGATGTTGCAAAGCCACTCATAAAAATTGCTTTAGATTCATATATCTGAATGATAGTCTGTGTTTATGATTCTGCACATCAAATGATCAGACTAGAGCAAACTATGATTCATAAAATCGAATCCAATATGAGAAATAGCATCAAACCCACTCATATAATTTGTTGTTTATCACCAAGTAATTAAAGTCAAGAACTTTCCATATTGTTAATTAAGACTTTAAGGAAGAACAAATCAACATGGTGGCACAGATTGCTAACCAACCAACCAGACCCATCATTGgttatacaaataattttggTTATGCCACTTAGGGCTTTGCTCTAACAGTAGCTATTATACCATTTGCCCTGGTATagtgagaaaattaaaattaaagatgCAGATTTTGATTCCTATTATATTTCCACAcattctcatcaaccaaacaagGCAGAAACTACGTATAACAACAAACTAAATACACAAGAAATCACAATTCTAACAGaaacaaacatgaaaaagaaaacaaaaaagtgaaaTTCCAGGTACTCATAAGCCTATTCAGAAAAATCCATTAACATTTTGCCCAAAATACAGCAAACCGAGATCATTAAACCTAGGGTTCCTCAAGATCAAACACCCCAGCACAAATCctattaatttagaaaaaaaaacatccttaaaaaggaaaaataaaatgaaaaaaagtaataaataacgGTAGCATATTACAGACCGAGAGGGTGCTCCATCTTGAATGAGATTTTGGCCATGGCAACACCTGTACGGATTTTTTCTGTTGTACAAggaagaaaagaggaaaaggtTATTAAATTTACAGTAATTGTTTCTAGATCGGTAGAGAGATCGATCAAGAGAAGAAAGGGAAGAATTTTTGCATACCAAACTCAGAGAGAGAAGGGGAAAAGGACGAATTGTCCTGCACGGAAAGGAAACTGCCTACAGTTGTAAACGCGGGGATAGTTGcttaaaacgacgtcgtttgaaACAGTGCATGAACTGAATTCATTATGCCATCTTTTTGAAATAGGACACCAGCTAAATTAATTGGGCCAGGCTTTCCCAGCGTGAATATTGATCCCAGGGCCCAACCCAATTTGAGTTCTGCTCCCATCTTGGCCTAATTCAAAGCCCATCAGGCAATGGAAATGCCTCTTTGGGGTGGCAAAATTTGATACTATCCGCCAACATGAAtcaaatttgacattttttttagggtttttttaagGTGGCAAAATTTGATACTATCCACCAACATGACtcaaatttgacatttttcttagggtttcaattaagtataattagattttgattaaatttaggaaacaaGTAGTTTTTAGGTGAATTTGTATGGTATAAATTTGATCTTAATCCATCTATTTACATTGAATAATCTAATATAACTATTATTTAATTCACATTTGATTtagttaaaatttgattttgatacaAGACAAACTCAACCCACCAAGACGAATAACCATCGATCTCAAGCAAATTGCTATCAAAGTCTCCATCAATTCAACGCTCCAATGGAGCCAAACCAGTAGGGAAGAAACCCTATGTCTCCAATCATGCGCGTGTACAGCTCAGGTAAGGAAAATGCACCAAAAAGCAATCAGGGCCACCCCACCATGGCCCAAACCCGCCTCGATCAAGGTCACACGCCCCACAAGGGGTAAACAAGGTTCTAGTCCTTCAAGTCCTGTCACTTCCCTGAGCATGACCAACCATTGATCATTTGGCTAATGGGTGGCGTTTTTCTAAGCGTGATATGTATGCACATTGGCCACCATTTTAGACTACTTGCAGCCAAATTGATACATTATCAAAGTAGGCCACACCATTTGGGTTCATCGCAACCCCAAAACACCAGGCCCCCCACCTCCCCATTGACGTTTCACACTCTTCAAACACATAGCCACATTGTTCATTGCAATGTAGTAGCCCCCACCATGCCCTAAACTTCTTTTAAAGCCCACCTCTCCTTGttcttttcatatattaaaaCCCACTTCTCCATGCTCCTATCATCTCTCCTTCAATCCTTTTTTTATCATCACTATGTGAAGTTACTCTTATAAAGTCTCAACAAGGCATTTCTCCATTCTCCTTTCTCCTTTCTCCTTTCTCCATATATATTGACATGGCCCTTAATAAGGTGGTGTTCAACCAGAACAAGAAGGATCAAGACATGGGCTGTTTCTATACGGAATCCAGGGAAGAGCGCAAGATGGAGGAGAGCTCGAGCTTTAGGAAGAGGAGTGCGGGCATGGCAAAGGAGTATAGGTCGAGATTTTACATTCTAAGGAGATGTGTTGCCATGTTACTATGCTGGCACAAGTATGCAAAGTAGTATGGTCAGATATTGTTGATGTATCTTAATTGTTCACCAAAAGTATTTGAAGTACTTTTTCTGATTATAATTCAAGCAAAGATATATAGATAGATGTGTATGCTGTGTGTGAGTAAATGTCAAGACTATGCAAGGCTTTTTCATGTGAAAAGAGTAAAGGGCATGATAATTAGCTTTCACGGGAAAATAGTTTTGTCTCCGGAGTAAGGTCATAAAAGCCAAAAATACTGATGGTAGATTGTACTCCAGAGCCATTGAAGGAGCCAGCAACGTACCCATGGCCTGATCTCAGCGACCCAGAATCCATTTGTGGAGTAAATGTGCACGTGCATGCACAACTCTAGTGGGTGGGTCTCTGCTGATCTTCATTTTCAGTgtattttcttccttctttgaaCAATGTGTAGAGTTTGTTTTTGAGTTACAGGCCGGTTAGTACTTGCTAAGAATGGAGATGACTCCAGCTCGATCTACCCTATTTTTTCACTAGAATAATGCCTTTGTGTAATGTGACAGCCAACTTTGAAGTTGGAATCAAGGAGCATGTTACCTCAATTGCTCATATAATGATTTGACTACTCTTTAACACATCTCCATATTCATCTTTTTGGCTCCTTTTTTTCTGAAAGTATCTAGAGTCCCTTCTTTCGATTTGGTTCATTCGAAGTGCACGGGTgaaaatgatagagaaaaaGCTGAATACAGTGATAGAGATGATTACTACAAACCAGCACATTTTTGTCAATACTTCCACAGTATTTTCTTACTTACCAAGACTATTAGAGTCATCCTAATTATGAGAAGGATTTCAGCTAAGAAGGAATCTGATCACAGTAGAGAATTTGAGGGAAGCATGCGCCCAGCAAGAAAATCACGCCATGTTTGTACTGCTATTGAATGATTAGTCCTTGATATTGTATCAACTATGATGTAGATTTAGATTTAGATTTGATCTTGGTTTGATTAGTCTCTATATAGTATCAACTAGGATTAGATTTTGATCTGATTTTAGctttgtttatgattttttttttgtttttcacccATGAAAAGGAAGCTGAAAGCAAATGTGTCCAAAGAGAGAGCCCCCACCATGGGACTATGATATGACATATTGGACTAACAGTTTAAACTTTAGTTTATCTCAAGATTGATTCCGatatatccttttttttcccttcagcTTTGCCCTTTACAACT
The window above is part of the Vitis riparia cultivar Riparia Gloire de Montpellier isolate 1030 chromosome 12, EGFV_Vit.rip_1.0, whole genome shotgun sequence genome. Proteins encoded here:
- the LOC117927386 gene encoding autophagy-related protein 8C-like, whose translation is MAKISFKMEHPLERRQAEAARIREKYPDRIPVIVERAEKSDIPDIDKKKYLVPADLTVGQFVYVVRKRIKLSPEKAIFIFIKNILPPTAAMMSAIYEENKDEDGFLYMTYSGENTFGSLIM